The stretch of DNA tttatgtcaaattttgtcaaaaattttagacaaatcaattattattatttaataaaacatataataattcttaaaattttaaaaaaataatattaattttttatattaacaaatataatgatatgaaaattattttatctaacgaaataaaattttaaaaaataatttaataatgaaaatttattaaaaaaattaaaaacgaaaATTTAGGTGCAATTAATCTTACGTAAAATTGATAACTAAGAGTcgatagataaaaatttaatcaaaggtgaaaattcaggtgcagtttactttacgtgaagttgataactgagagtCATTAGATGACTTGAccgatttaactaaattttcatctaacggctcttagatatcaacttcacatgaaatcGACTGTACTTGAATTTTCACCTTAATCAAATTATTAGGTAAAGTCGACTCCAGAtgaatttttaccaaaattaaaatatcttactaaaattttttgataacTTGAAAGTATCCGACAACAACGCTATCATATCAAAAACTCAATCTAAATTGACTTTatttcccaaaataaaaaaagactaTATCCTGACTTTGAATAATTGAGAAAGGTCTACACACAAAACACCAACACCACTCGCTCACTCATTCTCTGTGCTCTTCAACTAACTGTAAGCGCATTACCACAAGGTAAGAACCAACAGCCGCAACTGCCTCTTCCAGAAACCACGAggaccttcttcttcttctctcaatTAAATCTCTAGTTCTAGCCTCGTCATTTTTGAACTCAGTAGTCGCGTGTGTGAGTAAGTTTCGctgcaaaacaaattaaaaaaataatagaggtTGTTGCTTTGTTTGGTTTTAAAGCCATCCGAACTCAAATCACATCCTTTCGTTGTTCTCTGCATCTTCATCGCTCTGCTCTTCTCGGAACTGGCCGTTGTGTTTGTACTCCTTCATTCTTATTATTTTCTGGAATCTTCGAATTGAAACTCTTGGAattggttttttcttttttttttttaatatttgttagtACTAGCACTATGAAATGCTTGAGTACGATTGAAACTCTTATGTTTATTATTCGAGTGGAATGTTTGTGACCTAGATGGATTGACTTGATGAAGTTTCTTTGTTTTGCTTTTGGTATTATAATTGAATCCAGTCGTAATTGTTTGTTATGAATTGGTGCAAACTCTCAATCTATGTcggtggaaactcaggtgcagtcaatTTCACTTGAAGTTGATAGTGGAGAGTCGTTAGTTGAAAATTTAGTGAATTCAGTCAAACAATTTAAcggctctcaactatcaacttcacgtgaagtcgactacaCCTGAGTTTTTTTGCAATCCAAAAAGTTATGTCTGAAGGTTttagaattataaatttgacCCTCAGAATTTGAGAAAAAGGCGACAGAATAGTTCTTCTGCAAAATTCTGTTCATTTACATATGAAGGAGGACTAATATGCCATtctttttgatgaatttttcatttttaaatgcTTGCTCTTAAAGGTATTGTCAATGTGAAAAACTTTTATTCAAGTTTTACTTGATGTCATGGCGATGAATGCTTAAGTTTCGAAATTTTAACATTGTATATAATCTTATTGGATAGTGGAAGTCAGGACCTTCTGCTAGTTTACCATGAATTTGGACTAGATTTGTGTTTGGTATGAAtctaaccctttttttttttaatcaaatattcATTTTCTTACTTTCATCTCAGGAAGGCATGCATTCGTTCtgctaaaagaaataaaatgactACACTTGGAGATATTGGGGTTGCAGCTGCCATAAACATTGGCAgtgcatttcttttctttttggcttTTGCTATTTTGAGGCTTCAACCTTTCAATGACCGTGTATACTTCCCAAAATGGTATCTGAAGGGTTTGAGAACAGACCCTGTACATGGAGGGGTATTTGTGCGCAAGTTTGTCAACCTTGATTGGAGAGCATATCTTGGATTTTTGAATTGGATGCCAGAAGCACTTAGAATGCCAGAACCTGAGCTTATTGACCATGCTGGATTGGACTCCGTTGTTTACTTGCGAATATACCTGTTAGGGTAATGCACAATTCTGTATTTCTGTGAATATATACACTATTTCAGCAAAGCATAttatagttatgatattttctgtttttctgttttctttttttcaggCTTAAGATATTTGTTCCCATAGCATTCCTAGCTTGGATTGTTCTGGTTCCTGTCAATTGGACAAGTACTGGTCTAGAAGGAGCTAAGAACATAACTTCCAGTAACATTGATAAACTCTCTGTTTCAAATGTCCACAGTCGATCCGAAAGGTTTCGTATCAACCATTCAGTATTATTACATTTCTGCTAGTCCTTCTTGATGTTGTTAAGTAAATTGTATTAAACCATCCCTGAGGTTTAATATTCAACTAGTGCAACCTTATGTTCAATGCATACCTCAATTTCTTTGAATCTTTTATGTGGAGATATCAAAATTACCCTTTCTTCCATCGTAATCCCTATATTTAATCCTGAGGTAGCATCACTTAGTCCTCAAATCTCCGTTCAAATTATTGCTAATTCTGTTTTTTGTGCACAATCTTACTTGTTGAAGTTGCAGAGTAACTTTGTGCATACCTAAATTATAATCATTCCTGATATGATGTCATGTTTGGTGctctattaaaattttatacattGCCTCAGGTTTTGGGGACACATAGTAATGGCTTATGCATTTACCTTTTGGGTCTGCTATATATTGCTAAAGGAATATGAGAAAGTTGCATCAATGAGGCTGGAATTCCTCGCAACAGAGAAACGTCGTCCTGATCAATTCAcagtaaataaattttactttaatttatgcatATTTTCTGAGCAATTGTTTTATGTGTTACTGCTTTATCATCTTTGGATATGAAGCAATGGAATTCTGATTTTAGATtccaggtttttttttttttttttttttggttttgattACTGGTGCAAGTTAATTATTTTCATCTATAATGTCAGTAGCTTAATATTCAATTAATAAGCAAAGTCAATGGTgatccttttctcttttttggcCTTTATTGGTGggaaaggaatacaagaaagaagcaaaaaaaatgagtagagagcaataaaaataaattgcttAAAATACAACATGACAGGTACAAAACAAGGTTTTAATGAAACAGATTTCTGCAGCTCTTAGGCATGTTGATACTTAAAGTTCAAGAAATTACAGCTGTAGTCTAAATTGTCATACACGATCTTTCATGTGTATTTTGCttacataaaatatattattgtcaGGTTCTTGTTAGAAATATTCCACCAGATCCTGATGAATCTGTAAGTGAGCTTGTCGAGCACTTTTTTATGGTGAATCATCCGGGTCACTATCTTACACACCAGGTTGGTTTTCCAGGGTACTTCAAGaatgataatttttattgttgttttaaATATGCTGTTAGCCCTTTTTGGCTACGGTTTCAATCTTCATGTTTTTACCAGTACCACTACTTATCGTCAACAATAACTTCCTATTTAGTGATGAGGTAACGAAGTGATCCGCATCAACATTGCAATGTGTGTGTATCTTTAACTGCCACATATCACTCAAAATAGTAAGTTAAGATCGTGTACCAAATGTGGagatgttaaaaaaaataataataataagggacCAAATTTGAGTTTTCAAGGGATCAAAGCTAAAGGTTGCTATAATTTTTGGGACCAAGAGAATTTGATGATATTTTGTTCATTTATCTCGTTCTTTTTTAATAGATGTGCATTAGGCGGGTTTCTTTTGGTTGGAATTCAACCTTTACTACAATCAATGTCTGGACTTCCAACTTCCATAAGATGGCCTCTTACAGTGTTTGACAAtgtgaattgaatttaattttcttttttaaattaactgtGACTACATTAGGGAGCATCCCAGATACACCCATAAAATTCAAGGGTACAGGTACTCTTTTTATTTGTGGTTCAGGATTTGTTATATGTCTAATAAACTCAAgttactaatattttaagatATGTTAAACTTCTGAATTGATCTTAACCCCTGATTATAAAAGTGGTACCAAACTACCAATACCTTCATAAATAAGGGTACCCAAGTGTTTCTCTATCGGTGGATCAGATTTCTTATGGGATAGAAAAATCAGTTAACTGTCTAATTACATGACATCATTGCACTCAATTTATGATAGAAATGATATGTATGTGGCAATTTGTCTGTTATGTATTCAGGTTATATATGATGCAAACACACTTGCAAAGTTggtcaagaagaagaagaaactgcAGAACTGGCTTGTCTATTATCGAAATAAACTTGAAAGAACTTCTGAAAGACCCGAAATGAAGGTATTTTGGTTGTAAATTGGTATGCTCTAAACTTTGGATCAAAACTCTCTTGGGAATTTCTTATATTTAGCTTTCTCTTCTATCATTGTACCAGACTGGTTTCCTTGGTCTTTGGGGGAAGAAAGTGGATGCCATTGATTATCATACCACTGAAATTGACAAGTTGTCAGAAGAAGTATGTGTTTCTCTTTCTACTTTGTTTTACTTTTGTCGAAATTTAGTAACGACAATAGTTTGTTGATATACAAATTCTTCATGCTTATAAAATGAGAATCTGATTTTAGTTTTTCCTAGTTCGCATAATAAGCTACAGCATATTCTGTACTAGTATAATGACAACATAAATTATTGTATGTTTTCCTTGTAACATATACATCTGCTTCATTCTGTTTTTAAGCTGTTTTGGTTGTagcttttctctcttttgtatAGTTTGCTACCTTTCTGATTGTTAACTTGAATTTGCGCAAATTAACTCTGAAAGAATTGAACTAATGACCTTGTGCAACTCAATTTCACTTGAACTTTGTTAGAGGTATAACAATTCATGTTGCCCCTTCTTATTAGTTTAAGCTTTTGGAAAAAGTGGTATCATGACAAAACCGATATATGAAGAAATTATGGTCAATTCTAAATGTGATTTTATTGGTTAGTTTTTCTTTATCAAAGTATTGAGTTTGTGGTTAGTGTAATTTTAGTTGATCACTCCTTGCAGATAGCTTCAGAGAGGAAAAAAGTCACAGATGATCCAAAATCTGTCATGCCTGCGGCATTTgtttcatttaaaacacgatGGGGTGCCGCTGTATGTGCTCAAACTCAACAAACTAGAAACCCAACACTCTGGTTGACTGAATGGGCTCCAGAGCCACGAGATGTATATTGGCGAAACCTGCCAATTCCATACTTTTCCCTCTCTGTCAGGAGGTTAATCATGGCTGTTGCTTTcttcttcctcactttctttttCATGATCCCAATAGCATTTGTTCAAGCACTTGCAAGTATTGAGGGAATCGAAAGGATTGCACCATGGTTGAAGCCACTTGTTTCTGTGTGAGTCTAATCTCATACTTGGACCTCTGAAAACATAATCTCTCACATCACTATTCGATTGAATTTACTTATACAAACTTACATCTTTGTGCAGCCCTTTCATTAAGTCATTCATTCAAGGTTTTCTACCTGGGATCGTGTTGAAGCTTTTCTTAATCTTTCTTCCCACAATACTGATGATCATGTCCAAATTTGAAGGCTTTGGATCTATATCATCTCTTGAAAGGAGATCAGCTTCTAGATATTATCTGTTCAATTTTGTGAATATATTTCTTGGGAACGTACTCACTGGATCCGCATTTCAACAGCTGAAGTCTTTCGTTCACCAACCAGCCAATCAGTAAGACATTCATAATAAAAGTTTTTCTTTGCaagttaatttttatattgcAAGTAAGATAAACATGTCTTTGGTCAATATATTAGATTACTTCTCATTATATGAAATAGGCGTTTCTTGCTTCTGTAAACACACCTGCTATTTGAGAATCATTGTTTTGTGTTGTGTTGTTCACCGTGAAATAATCTTAGTTAGAAATCAGGATATAACCATGTCATATCAAAGAGTCTCAAAGATAAATAGATGCTAATATTCCTCTCATGTAAGATACATCACATAAGAGTAATATACTCTCCCTCATCAGCTTAGTTACTGTTTACTCTATTATTTCATGGTTACTCGTGGATTTTAATAGTCTTGGTCAATAATTTCCCTTACCTAATTGTTAAAGCTCGTATACTTATATTGCATTAGCATATGTCGGTAACATTAAACACTTGCTACATTTTTTCTGGCAGATATCCTATAACAATTGGCACTGCGATTCCTTTAAAAGCAACTTTCTTTATAACTTATATCATGGTTGATGGATGGGCTAGTATAGCTGCAGAGGTTTTGATGTTGAAGCCACTTATTTTTTATCACTTGAAGAACTTCTTCTTGGTTAAAACCGAGAAGGACAGGGAAGAGGCCATGGATCCTGGAAGTATCGGTTTCAACACGGGAGAGCCCCGAATACAATTGTACTTTCTGTTGGGGCTAGTATATGCTGCAGTTACACCTGCTGTACTTCCCTTCATAATCATTTTCTTTGGACTTGCCTATGTAGTTTTCCGTCATCAGGTATCGAATCGTTGATAACCGAAGTTTTATATCTGTTCATGATTTCTGTgatattaatagttaattaagACTGCAAACAAATtaacatcaaattttatattgtaATATATACACTATCTTTCTGATATATTAAGACAAAGATATCTCTTCCAATTGTAGATCATCAATGTTTATAATCAGGAGTATGAGAGTGGTGCACAATTCTGGCCTGATGTCCATGGCCGTATTGTGATTGcattgacagtgtcacagatagTTCTGATGGGACTCCTCACAACAAAAAAGGCTGCTTCGTCGACGCCTTTTCTCATTGTGCTTCCAATACTGACCATATGGTTTTATCGGTACTGCAAAGGCCGTTTCGAACCTGCATTTGTTAAGTTTCCATTACAGGTAATGTTTATTTGTTCCTTTTACTTGTTAGTATTTATTTCTAGTGTATAACTGATGGTGAAGTCATTGTTTCTATTATTGACTGATCATTTATTAGAACTCCATAAAATCAATGGGACGTaattgtttttaatatgttgtGATCAATGTCTAAGCAATGATATAATGTAAAACAATTTTATGTTGTCAACTAATAAAATTTGAGGGAAATTATATATCATGATAGATGGTTATTTTGGTGAGTAGTGAAATGCTTTAATAGTCTTACTCATCACTTCTTCCTTCGAATAAGTAACTTTCCTTTGACACTACtataatttgatattttcttaaattttattaaatacattATTCCTTAACATGTAATATttctatctttttattatttatggttTGATAGGTGAGTttctaagaaaatttttttttttcgagttatctttttttaaaagatcttataaaaAAGTGGATATTTCatacaaaaagatttttttatctatcaattatgtttaggtatatataaaagtatttctctgtttatttattatgtaaacaatttttttaaaaaaaaaactttttaaaaaagatgtgaaTAGTAActtcacaaaattttttttatttttctagtatttttacttttattattagaaatttgtcaaacacgctaaaaaatgaaaaaagatctttttcattgaaaaacaAAGTCTCTTTTTATCAACTTAATGACACCTAAACAAGTACTTAATGTAACTAGAGAACTGATTCGAACTCATCAAATATTCTAGTTAGTGAATTGAGATCTACAAGTTTGCCATTTGATGAAATGctaattttccttcttgtgtgtgcAATAATTTTACAATAGGAAGCAATGATGAAAGATACATTAGAAAAAGCAACAGAACCTCACCTGAACCTGAAAGGCTATCTACATAATGCTTACATACACCCAGTTTTTAAGGACAGCATGGACGACGAGGATGACGATGACGATACGTTTAGCAACAACTGGGAAACTGAGAGTATGACAGTGCGCACAAAGCGGCACTCACAAAGGCACACGCCGTTGCCGAGTAGAATCAGCGGCACATCGTCTCCGCCTCAATCCCCGTTTGCCGGTGATGGCATCCAAAATGAACCCTGAATCAGTGAATGGTCCAAGGAATCAGAAATGTCATCACCAATTGTACATTAGGCGTTTTGTTGAGTAAGATGGTAATCTCTTGTAGAAAAAGTAGGTCGAAATGTAATGTATTTCAGGTTTTGTTGCGTAAATAGCAAGCAAATTTGCTTGCTTTGTAGAACAAAACAGCACCGCAATTGTAGAAGTTGGAAAAACCTATATAGTATCCAAACTTCAGAATTTCTTGTCATTAAGTTGTTTAGCActttcttaataccttgtattCTTTAGCGaatgttaaataataaattatatttgtaCTTATTAATCATAGAAAGTACTGTATCTCTactatttgaataaatatttgcAAAATATTCATTCTTCAAACTCCAACCTTAGAAAAGCTCTGTATCTATGTATTT from Arachis duranensis cultivar V14167 chromosome 4, aradu.V14167.gnm2.J7QH, whole genome shotgun sequence encodes:
- the LOC107482452 gene encoding calcium permeable stress-gated cation channel 1 → MTTLGDIGVAAAINIGSAFLFFLAFAILRLQPFNDRVYFPKWYLKGLRTDPVHGGVFVRKFVNLDWRAYLGFLNWMPEALRMPEPELIDHAGLDSVVYLRIYLLGLKIFVPIAFLAWIVLVPVNWTSTGLEGAKNITSSNIDKLSVSNVHSRSERFWGHIVMAYAFTFWVCYILLKEYEKVASMRLEFLATEKRRPDQFTVLVRNIPPDPDESVSELVEHFFMVNHPGHYLTHQVIYDANTLAKLVKKKKKLQNWLVYYRNKLERTSERPEMKTGFLGLWGKKVDAIDYHTTEIDKLSEEIASERKKVTDDPKSVMPAAFVSFKTRWGAAVCAQTQQTRNPTLWLTEWAPEPRDVYWRNLPIPYFSLSVRRLIMAVAFFFLTFFFMIPIAFVQALASIEGIERIAPWLKPLVSVPFIKSFIQGFLPGIVLKLFLIFLPTILMIMSKFEGFGSISSLERRSASRYYLFNFVNIFLGNVLTGSAFQQLKSFVHQPANQYPITIGTAIPLKATFFITYIMVDGWASIAAEVLMLKPLIFYHLKNFFLVKTEKDREEAMDPGSIGFNTGEPRIQLYFLLGLVYAAVTPAVLPFIIIFFGLAYVVFRHQIINVYNQEYESGAQFWPDVHGRIVIALTVSQIVLMGLLTTKKAASSTPFLIVLPILTIWFYRYCKGRFEPAFVKFPLQEAMMKDTLEKATEPHLNLKGYLHNAYIHPVFKDSMDDEDDDDDTFSNNWETESMTVRTKRHSQRHTPLPSRISGTSSPPQSPFAGDGIQNEP